A stretch of the Argentina anserina chromosome 6, drPotAnse1.1, whole genome shotgun sequence genome encodes the following:
- the LOC126800197 gene encoding dihydroneopterin aldolase 2-like isoform X1, with translation MAASLTAGTLQEDAAIRGGDKLILRGLQFHGFHGVKPEEKKLGQKFLIDVDAWMDLRVAGKSDNLSDTISYTDIYHIVKEVVEGPPHNLLESVAEQIASTTLKNYPKISAVSVKVGKPHVAVHGPLDYLGVEIYRYRSIDAPI, from the exons ATGGCTGCTTCCTTGACTG CAGGAACATTACAGGAAGATGCTGCAATAAGAGGGGGAGATAAGCTTATACTAAGGGGTTTGCAGTTCCATGGTTTCCATGGGGTGAAGCCAGAAGAAAAGAAGTTGGGTCAGAAGTTTCTGATAGATGTTGATGCTTGGATGGATCTTCGGGTGGCTGGAAAGTCTGATAATTTGTCAGATACTATTAGCTACACCGATATTTATCA CATTGTAAAAGAGGTTGTTGAGGGGCCACCTCATAATCTTCTGGAGTCTGTTGCTGAACAAATTGCATCTACTACTCTAAAAAACTATCCCAAGATTTCCGCTGTCTCTGTGAAAGTTGGAAAGCCTCACGTTGCTGTTCATGGTCCTCTTGATTACTTGGGTGTCGAGATATATAGATACAGAAGTATTGACGCTCCAATCTAA
- the LOC126800177 gene encoding L-ascorbate oxidase homolog, whose product MGSMTRKLLFLCLSIGAISVVQGEDPYLFFTWNVTYGTISPLGIPQQGILINGEFPGPNINSTTNNNIVVNVFNNLDEPLIFTWHGIQQRKNSWQDGTPGTMCPIPPGQNYTYHFQVKDQIGSYFYYPITAMHRAGGAFGGLRVNSRLLIPVPYDDPEDDYTVLIGDWYTKSHSSLKKQLDMGRSLGRPDGVLINGKNAKGDGTDQPLFTMKPGKTYKFRVCNVGLKNSLNFRIQDHTMMLVEMEGSHVVQNTYESLDVHLGQCLSALVTADKEPRDYYMIADTRFTKTLLTGLGIIRYTNSNGPANPELPLPPEGLAWSLNQARSFRWNLTASAARPNPQGSYKYGAINITRTIKLVNSASKVDGKLRYAVNGVSHVDTETPLKYAQYFGVADKVFKYDTIKDDPSAEVEDKITLAPNVVNQTYRDFVEIIFENHGKSIQSWHLDGFAFFPVAIEFGRWAPEKRRNYNLMDAISRHTVQVYPGSWSAIMLTFDNAGMWNLRSAQPERAYLGQQLYLSVENVARSLRDEYMLLDQTPLCGIVKGLPKPPPYGP is encoded by the coding sequence ATGGGTTCCATGACCAGGAAACTACTGTTCTTGTGCCTCTCAATTGGTGCAATCTCAGTCGTTCAAGGTGAGGATCCTTACCTTTTCTTCACATGGAATGTGACCTATGGAACTATCTCTCCATTAGGAATTCCCCAGCAAGGTATTCTCATCAACGGCGAGTTTCCAGGACCTAATATCAACTCCACCACCAACAACAATATCGTCGTCAACGTCTTCAACAACCTTGACGAACCATTGATATTCACATGGCATGGGATCCAACAGAGGAAGAACTCATGGCAAGATGGAACACCGGGGACAATGTGCCCTATTCCTCCTGGTCAGAACTACACGTACCACTTCCAAGTGAAGGACCAGATTGGAAGCTATTTCTACTATCCCATCACAGCCATGCACAGAGCTGGTGGTGCTTTTGGTGGTCTTCGCGTAAACAGTCGGCTCTTGATCCCAGTTCCATACGATGATCCTGAGGATGACTACACCGTCCTCATCGGCGACTGGTACACCAAAAGCCACAGCAGTCTCAAGAAACAACTAGACATGGGTCGCTCTCTGGGAAGGCCCGACGGTGTCCTCATTAACGGCAAGAACGCAAAGGGAGACGGCACTGATCAGCCCCTCTTCACCATGAAGCCCGGAAAGACCTACAAGTTCCGAGTGTGCAATGTTGGCCTCAAGAACTCCCTCAATTTCAGGATCCAAGACCACACAATGATGCTCGTGGAGATGGAAGGCTCTCACGTCGTACAGAACACGTACGAATCTTTAGATGTGCATCTAGGGCAATGCCTATCGGCGCTTGTCACCGCTGACAAAGAACCCAGGGACTATTACATGATAGCTGACACCCGATTCACTAAGACTTTGCTCACCGGCTTAGGCATTATCCGATACACCAACTCTAATGGTCCTGCAAACCCTGAACTCCCTTTACCCCCTGAGGGATTGGCTTGGTCTCTCAACCAAGCTCGCTCCTTCAGATGGAACCTCACTGCTAGTGCTGCCAGGCCTAACCCCCAAGGCTCTTACAAATATGGTGCAATCAACATCACCCGCACCATTAAGCTCGTCAACTCTGCCAGCAAGGTTGACGGCAAGCTGCGCTATGCCGTAAACGGAGTCTCCCACGTTGACACTGAAACACCTCTAAAGTATGCCCAGTACTTTGGAGTTGCTGACAAGGTCTTCAAGTACGACACCATCAAGGACGACCCCTCAGCTGAAGTAGAAGACAAGATCACCTTGGCACCTAATGTTGTCAACCAAACCTACAGGGACTTCGTCGAAATTATCTTTGAGAACCACGGGAAGAGCATTCAGTCATGGCATCTGGATGGTTTCGCGTTCTTTCCCGTTGCCATCGAGTTCGGGAGGTGGGCACCAGAGAAGAGAAGGAACTACAATCTTATGGATGCCATAAGCCGACACACTGTCCAAGTGTATCCCGGCTCATGGTCTGCCATAATGTTGACATTCGACAATGCCGGAATGTGGAACTTGAGGTCAGCACAGCCGGAGAGGGCGTACCTGGGACAACAACTCTACCTGAGTGTTGAAAATGTCGCACGCTCTCTTAGGGACGAGTACATGTTGCTAGACCAGACCCCTCTCTGTGGCATCGTCAAGGGTCTTCCTAAACCCCCTCCATACGGCCCTTAA
- the LOC126800197 gene encoding dihydroneopterin aldolase 2-like isoform X2, whose product MAASLTGTLQEDAAIRGGDKLILRGLQFHGFHGVKPEEKKLGQKFLIDVDAWMDLRVAGKSDNLSDTISYTDIYHIVKEVVEGPPHNLLESVAEQIASTTLKNYPKISAVSVKVGKPHVAVHGPLDYLGVEIYRYRSIDAPI is encoded by the exons ATGGCTGCTTCCTTGACTG GAACATTACAGGAAGATGCTGCAATAAGAGGGGGAGATAAGCTTATACTAAGGGGTTTGCAGTTCCATGGTTTCCATGGGGTGAAGCCAGAAGAAAAGAAGTTGGGTCAGAAGTTTCTGATAGATGTTGATGCTTGGATGGATCTTCGGGTGGCTGGAAAGTCTGATAATTTGTCAGATACTATTAGCTACACCGATATTTATCA CATTGTAAAAGAGGTTGTTGAGGGGCCACCTCATAATCTTCTGGAGTCTGTTGCTGAACAAATTGCATCTACTACTCTAAAAAACTATCCCAAGATTTCCGCTGTCTCTGTGAAAGTTGGAAAGCCTCACGTTGCTGTTCATGGTCCTCTTGATTACTTGGGTGTCGAGATATATAGATACAGAAGTATTGACGCTCCAATCTAA